Genomic segment of Streptomyces longhuiensis:
TGACCGCGGGGACCGTTCTGGCGAATTCCTGCTCCGGTCGGTGGTGCCTTCTCTCCGGTCGGCCCGGTGGCCGTAAGAGTCGCGTCAAGGGACTGCACGGCGACGTAAGGGAGCCGTCAACGACGCTCAGATCCGGCCAGAGAGGCGGTTTCCTCTAACCGTCCGCACCACTCACCCAGACCTTATCCAGGAGCTCACGATGGCCGACGTGGCCTTCGTCGTCACCACGATCGCGGTTTTCGCGTTGGTGGCGCTTGTCGCCAAGGGGGTGACGAAGCTGTGACTGCCAGGTGATGGCCGCCAAGGCAGCCGTCATCAAGGACAACACGACGGCCACCTACAAGGTCGACAAGGCAGACGTCCCCGCCGACGCGGTGCCCGGACATCTCCCCGGCCTACGCGGACCTCCAGGTCCACCGTGTCGCCGAGCGGAACGGCCTGTCCGTCGGCCAGGTGGACAAGCTCGTCAAGGACCACACCAGCAGCCGCATCCTCGGCTTCATGGGCGAGCCCTGCGTCAACGTCCTCGACTCAACATCGCCCTCGAGGAACTCGTGGCGAAGAGCTGATGGCGTTACGCGACCCCAGCGGGAGTTGGCGGGCCGGGAGGCATCCGGGAACCGTCAACTCCCCCTGCCACGAAGATTGTTGTGCTGCTCCCGGCGCTCGTGGACTCACGTACGACTCGAAAGGCGCACACCCATGAACCGCGTGCTGGTGGTGGAGGACGACCCGCAGCTCGTACGGGCACTCGTGATCAACATGGAGGTACGACGGTACGGAGTGGACGCGGCGCCCGACGGTGCCACGGCCCTCCGGCTGGCGGCCGCTCGCCGGCCCGACGTGGTGCTGCTCGACCTCGGGCTGCCCGACATGGACGGCGTCGACGTCATCAGGGCCCTGCGCGGCTGGACCCGCGTACCGATCCTCGTCCTGTCCGCCCGCCAGGCGTCCGACGAGAAGGTCGCAGCCCTCGACGCCGGCGCCGATGACTACATCACCAAGCCGTTCAGCATGGACGAGCTGCTGGCGCGGCTGCGTGCGGCCGCCCGTCGCACGGAGGGCGTGCCGCCGGCCCCGGAGACAGTCCTGGTCGTCACCGAGGAGTTCACCGTCGACCTCGTCGTCAAGAAGGCCACCCGCG
This window contains:
- a CDS encoding response regulator gives rise to the protein MNRVLVVEDDPQLVRALVINMEVRRYGVDAAPDGATALRLAAARRPDVVLLDLGLPDMDGVDVIRALRGWTRVPILVLSARQASDEKVAALDAGADDYITKPFSMDELLARLRAAARRTEGVPPAPETVLVVTEEFTVDLVVKKATRAGRDIHLTPTEWHLLEILVSHPGRLITHRQLLEEVWGVSRSNKTNYLRVYVAQLRRKLEADPSHPRHLITEAGMGYRFEN